In the genome of Bacilli bacterium PM5-9, one region contains:
- a CDS encoding putative KAP-like P-loop ATPase (product_source=COG4928; cog=COG4928; transmembrane_helix_parts=Inside_1_6,TMhelix_7_24,Outside_25_70) has product MKSKKRIFLVVIIIIIALLSIKMCERSNSFNNANSHAFIDKNMYDLEKLISEDDLCDDKWALKIQKLGKK; this is encoded by the coding sequence ATGAAAAGTAAAAAAAGGATTTTTTTAGTTGTGATAATTATAATTATTGCATTACTTAGTATTAAAATGTGTGAAAGGAGTAATTCATTTAATAATGCAAATAGTCATGCATTTATTGATAAAAATATGTATGATTTAGAAAAACTTATTAGTGAAGATGATTTATGTGATGATAAGTGGGCGTTGAAAATTCAAAAACTGGGAAAAAAATAG
- a CDS encoding hypothetical protein (product_source=Hypo-rule applied): MGVENSKTGKKIEKDANEKYLTKYYQNGSPSNDFIAEYKELGVLCQKFSKLFLDKEYKKASKILLEIKDKFMKIGEYADETIY; this comes from the coding sequence GTGGGCGTTGAAAATTCAAAAACTGGGAAAAAAATAGAAAAAGATGCTAATGAAAAATATTTAACGAAATATTATCAAAATGGATCACCAAGTAATGATTTTATTGCAGAATATAAAGAATTAGGAGTTTTATGTCAAAAGTTTTCTAAATTATTTTTAGACAAAGAATATAAGAAGGCTAGTAAAATTTTATTAGAAATTAAGGATAAGTTTATGAAGATAGGAGAATATGCAGATGAAACAATATATTAA